A region of Maridesulfovibrio sp. DNA encodes the following proteins:
- a CDS encoding ATP-binding protein, whose amino-acid sequence MKTALKKITNYLSGNTEHKRNHHLKSVSWRLPVLAAFYVLAYVLFDLMTDSIARHYIFCIFLVVSSLYFSWRLGGRETMTYVGFFNIFFAFIFSRLLYMTGNFSSKLFLSRSFMTLYVVAIVFMFIMTKRKSPADREKVDREKSIREERQKRRQLELMVATEKLTDDMITQANMVKDELMVLQNSWKSQIHTIVNDLPKVKERELYNQIVTPFEESIVEHLRDLEKRLSFKPQLVGLDELAANLTDRLENDRKHSRKQLDLQFDFGNWKHREEEILIDRYKTWEILLNLIRNSQTAMELRQIDLLRKGSEEFRAFKPRLSVNADVQGNYARLRVTDTGGGVSEDSLPDLFKRAVPSAKRKGHAMGQGTIFVKFFGDNMSFDISARNTETLGSKGLEVTILIPLGTFGPAGAIPAVGEKQ is encoded by the coding sequence ATGAAAACAGCATTAAAAAAAATCACCAACTATCTGTCAGGCAATACAGAACACAAAAGAAACCACCACCTGAAGAGCGTCAGCTGGAGGCTACCGGTACTGGCCGCCTTTTATGTTCTGGCCTATGTGCTTTTTGACCTAATGACAGATAGTATTGCCCGGCATTATATTTTTTGTATTTTTCTGGTCGTTTCCAGTCTATACTTTTCATGGCGTCTAGGCGGCAGGGAAACTATGACTTATGTCGGTTTTTTCAACATCTTCTTTGCCTTCATCTTTTCGCGGCTGTTGTATATGACCGGAAACTTTTCCTCAAAATTATTCCTGAGCCGCTCTTTCATGACCCTTTACGTGGTGGCCATTGTCTTCATGTTCATCATGACCAAACGCAAATCTCCTGCGGACCGGGAAAAAGTGGACCGTGAAAAATCAATCCGCGAAGAACGCCAGAAACGCAGGCAGCTGGAACTTATGGTTGCCACGGAAAAGCTCACAGATGACATGATCACCCAGGCCAACATGGTTAAGGATGAACTGATGGTCCTGCAAAATTCCTGGAAATCCCAGATTCATACCATCGTAAATGACCTGCCCAAGGTCAAGGAACGGGAACTGTATAACCAGATAGTCACCCCTTTTGAAGAGAGCATTGTCGAGCACCTGCGCGACCTTGAAAAAAGACTATCTTTCAAACCGCAACTGGTGGGGCTTGACGAATTGGCGGCCAATCTTACAGATAGGCTTGAAAATGACCGGAAACACTCCCGGAAGCAACTGGACCTGCAATTCGACTTTGGAAACTGGAAGCACCGGGAAGAGGAAATCCTTATTGACCGCTACAAAACATGGGAGATCCTGCTTAACCTGATCAGAAACAGTCAGACTGCCATGGAACTGCGCCAGATAGATCTATTAAGAAAAGGCAGTGAAGAATTCAGGGCCTTCAAACCGAGATTATCAGTTAACGCTGATGTTCAGGGCAATTACGCACGCCTCAGGGTTACAGATACTGGCGGCGGTGTTTCCGAAGACAGCCTGCCCGACCTTTTTAAAAGGGCCGTTCCGTCCGCCAAACGAAAAGGTCACGCAATGGGACAGGGCACTATCTTTGTTAAATTTTTCGGCGACAATATGAGTTTTGACATTTCAGCCAGAAACACAGAAACTTTGGGCAGTAAAGGGCTTGAAGTAACCATACTTATTCCCCTTGGGACCTTCGGTCCCGCAGGGGCTATTCCAGCAGTAGGAGAGAAGCAATGA
- a CDS encoding WD40 repeat domain-containing protein: MNTKSTILALAALVFLLFGCAKQPSPQTDEPGFVTDESLDVSRLVGQAPLSLAGFVEYCASQQYSPLDSIYNRPPDDMAGNYFVRLSKNKEVVNLAEKVTTFVQEGNVLAAGFNSGVVRLFGGHGCAAVQAVSKPVNSVSWFPGSNFLAASSGENKVVEVFNINECSRVRIHDVNSTVDLFALSPRGSWLALVDKARRLWVGPAAGKLHKIDRFTYQPLSLTFSDEEGILMGVDTTGKMVMWSPLKLTRIYDQKIKGGPFKSVQAHGPRLNIVTEKGERFQWDVSQRVRSPFYEQEDGFFLRNGVLLYRSPRKVFSKKVSFTPASFAVDHSPSGRVYRIRDVDGTFRYYSSLSGEQLKETADFADWKKVRLGRDYTFSERGREFFLAVPIAQREFQRLYCRYIPSKGYYLWWKKVSRPDDYFKSRGMLPRREGIAADSPIEWESLERGKTDIRD, from the coding sequence ATGAATACAAAGTCAACTATTCTGGCCTTGGCTGCTCTTGTTTTTTTGCTTTTCGGCTGTGCTAAACAGCCTTCTCCGCAAACAGACGAACCCGGTTTTGTCACTGATGAAAGTCTTGACGTTTCCAGATTGGTTGGTCAAGCTCCGCTCAGCCTTGCCGGGTTTGTGGAATATTGTGCTTCCCAGCAGTACTCCCCGCTGGACAGCATATACAACCGTCCTCCTGATGACATGGCCGGTAATTACTTCGTGCGGCTGAGCAAAAACAAAGAAGTAGTTAATCTGGCTGAAAAGGTGACTACTTTTGTGCAGGAAGGAAATGTCCTCGCCGCCGGATTTAATAGCGGGGTTGTTCGCCTGTTCGGCGGGCATGGTTGTGCTGCGGTTCAGGCTGTTTCAAAACCTGTAAACTCGGTTTCATGGTTTCCGGGATCAAATTTTCTTGCTGCGTCTTCCGGTGAGAATAAGGTTGTTGAAGTATTCAATATAAATGAATGCTCCAGAGTGCGGATTCACGATGTGAACAGTACCGTGGACTTGTTTGCCCTCTCGCCTAGGGGAAGCTGGCTTGCGCTGGTCGATAAGGCCCGCAGGCTCTGGGTCGGTCCTGCTGCCGGGAAACTTCACAAGATTGACCGTTTTACCTATCAGCCGCTTTCCCTGACTTTTTCTGATGAAGAGGGGATTCTTATGGGTGTGGATACCACTGGTAAAATGGTCATGTGGAGCCCGCTCAAACTTACCCGTATTTACGACCAGAAAATCAAGGGCGGACCCTTCAAGTCCGTGCAGGCCCACGGCCCCCGGCTCAATATTGTTACTGAAAAGGGGGAACGTTTTCAGTGGGATGTCAGTCAGCGGGTCAGGTCTCCCTTTTATGAACAGGAGGACGGTTTTTTCCTGAGGAACGGAGTCCTGTTATATCGCTCTCCAAGAAAGGTTTTTTCCAAGAAAGTTTCTTTTACCCCCGCTTCTTTTGCTGTCGACCATTCTCCTTCAGGCAGGGTTTACCGTATCAGGGATGTTGACGGGACTTTCAGGTATTATTCTTCGCTTAGCGGTGAACAGCTAAAGGAAACGGCTGATTTTGCCGACTGGAAGAAGGTGCGGCTTGGCCGGGATTATACTTTTTCCGAGCGTGGCCGGGAGTTCTTTCTTGCCGTTCCCATTGCTCAAAGGGAATTTCAGAGGTTGTATTGCAGATATATACCAAGTAAAGGGTATTACCTCTGGTGGAAAAAAGTGTCCCGACCGGATGATTATTTCAAGTCCCGCGGTATGCTTCCCCGCCGTGAAGGGATTGCAGCGGATTCTCCAATTGAGTGGGAATCTCTGGAGAGAGGAAAGACCGATATCAGGGATTAG
- the gspG gene encoding type II secretion system major pseudopilin GspG, with product MQKRRIRMADFKKDQRGFSLIELMIVIVILGLLASMLVPKIMDRPNEARVTKAKMDMKALDSALKLYKLDTGRYPTTEQGLKALITKPETRPVPRNYRKGGYLDSVSAPVDPWGYEYIYRSPGEEGRPYELISLGADGMEGGEDYDADIKSWE from the coding sequence ATGCAGAAAAGAAGAATTCGTATGGCTGACTTTAAAAAAGATCAGCGTGGTTTCAGTCTTATTGAGTTGATGATTGTTATTGTTATTCTGGGGCTGCTGGCGTCCATGCTGGTGCCCAAAATTATGGACCGGCCTAACGAGGCTAGAGTCACCAAAGCCAAGATGGACATGAAGGCTCTTGATTCCGCCCTGAAACTTTACAAGCTGGATACCGGCCGTTACCCCACCACTGAGCAGGGACTTAAGGCTCTGATTACCAAGCCGGAAACCCGCCCTGTTCCTCGTAACTACCGTAAAGGCGGCTATCTTGATTCCGTGTCAGCTCCTGTTGATCCTTGGGGTTATGAGTATATCTACAGAAGTCCGGGTGAGGAAGGGCGTCCTTATGAACTGATTTCCCTCGGCGCAGACGGTATGGAAGGCGGGGAAGATTACGACGCCGACATTAAAAGCTGGGAATAG
- a CDS encoding prepilin-type cleavage/methylation domain-containing protein: protein MDMHAARRFSGGLTFIELLIVLFIVGMGWFTLMPNLDLAGDSTDDSLSSVNALVYAAKTEAVVSDSRQYVYINFENGLVRWDKEEASFSSAVSSGHFNESPIDGDEVEFVIYPEGFCDEVRLVFSDGLTVVLDPLAVRFGEM, encoded by the coding sequence ATGGATATGCATGCTGCCCGCCGTTTCTCCGGCGGACTGACTTTCATAGAACTTTTGATTGTTCTGTTCATTGTGGGCATGGGCTGGTTTACGCTCATGCCCAATCTTGATCTTGCCGGTGATAGCACGGACGACAGTCTCAGTTCAGTCAACGCTCTCGTTTATGCGGCAAAGACAGAAGCCGTGGTGAGTGATTCCCGCCAGTATGTGTACATTAACTTCGAGAATGGACTTGTCAGATGGGATAAAGAGGAGGCTTCCTTTTCTTCGGCTGTATCCAGCGGTCATTTCAATGAATCTCCCATTGATGGAGACGAGGTTGAGTTTGTTATTTATCCTGAAGGTTTTTGCGATGAAGTGCGGCTGGTCTTTTCAGATGGTTTGACCGTTGTTCTGGACCCGCTGGCGGTTCGGTTCGGGGAGATGTAG
- a CDS encoding type II secretion system protein → MAQKNGFSLIEIIVALTIAATLSISFLGVQRQSALMAQSSTDSWNVLNLSQDILAHKYPDKMTVLSSSWVPWPGPPEGSFKVGLETVSSTGKAFYTLETRSENYTLNWKIYRVSHKKKLFK, encoded by the coding sequence GTGGCGCAGAAGAACGGATTTTCGCTTATAGAAATCATTGTGGCCCTGACCATTGCCGCAACGCTGTCCATAAGTTTTCTGGGTGTGCAGCGTCAGAGTGCTCTTATGGCGCAGTCTTCTACTGATTCGTGGAATGTCCTCAATCTTTCTCAGGATATTCTGGCTCATAAATATCCAGATAAAATGACTGTTCTTTCCTCCAGCTGGGTTCCCTGGCCCGGTCCTCCTGAAGGAAGTTTCAAGGTCGGATTGGAAACGGTTTCTTCCACCGGTAAAGCTTTCTACACTCTGGAAACCCGTAGCGAAAATTATACCCTGAATTGGAAAATCTACCGGGTTTCACACAAAAAGAAGCTGTTTAAATGA
- a CDS encoding prepilin-type N-terminal cleavage/methylation domain-containing protein — MIFFQRNHIPSDSQKGFSLIEVLIGLVLSGLLMSMVAMVLGQSITNNEVVRSSSGLSSRMFTLRRILYRDLQNIKPGSSVGELENGFSLATSHCILRDGVGSVVVTWDLSSNMIRRIETSDDLEFENSYLLMRGLESWGMEFLDAEKNIWLTSSQQVARAMSGNAVTKAIRLKLRFEDGKDVMLVERIPYATE, encoded by the coding sequence ATGATTTTTTTTCAACGCAACCATATCCCCAGTGATTCTCAAAAGGGTTTTTCACTTATTGAAGTGCTTATCGGGCTGGTCCTTTCCGGGCTGCTGATGAGTATGGTTGCCATGGTGCTTGGGCAGTCGATCACAAATAATGAGGTCGTCCGCTCCAGCTCAGGGCTTTCATCCCGCATGTTCACTTTACGTCGTATCCTTTATCGGGATTTGCAGAATATCAAGCCCGGATCTTCTGTCGGGGAACTTGAAAACGGGTTCTCTCTGGCTACAAGTCATTGTATTTTAAGAGATGGGGTCGGCTCTGTTGTGGTAACATGGGATCTTTCTTCGAATATGATCAGGCGTATTGAAACTTCGGATGATCTTGAGTTCGAGAATTCATATCTCTTAATGCGCGGTCTTGAATCATGGGGCATGGAATTTCTTGATGCGGAGAAGAATATCTGGCTGACCAGTTCGCAGCAGGTAGCCAGAGCAATGAGCGGTAATGCTGTGACCAAGGCGATTAGACTGAAACTGAGATTTGAAGACGGCAAAGATGTGATGCTTGTCGAGAGGATTCCTTATGCTACGGAATAA
- a CDS encoding type II secretion system protein GspK translates to MLRNNRDKNSRGVVLVIVLVLFMALSGLTLMTIEVSSRGAVEASRVRNEYEAGFKAEEALYMVYDILKDDNTPFSDTPREEWARKWEDDGLVIQITPCDSKININKLIESSDSKRALSILSNLLPRGADVKTMAGSLAVWTGKSVNSKLKKIDSFFYASQFPSYAPRGGKLKVPEELLLVRGWEDLGREWVDDNVTVWGSGKININFVSRSLLNALFPDLGKGVERIIHWRRTRGFTDISQVLSVVGLDSGSTLYMNMMAELGVKSEIFEARVSATVGDCTLVKRYVVSRSNALEIGETSLLYQNNISVTFVEDQ, encoded by the coding sequence ATGCTACGGAATAATCGCGATAAAAATTCACGCGGAGTTGTTCTGGTTATCGTGCTGGTTTTGTTCATGGCCCTGTCCGGACTGACTCTGATGACTATTGAGGTCAGTTCCCGTGGTGCAGTTGAAGCCAGCCGGGTCCGCAATGAATATGAGGCCGGGTTCAAGGCTGAAGAAGCGTTGTACATGGTTTATGATATACTCAAGGATGATAATACTCCCTTTTCTGATACACCGCGTGAAGAGTGGGCCAGGAAGTGGGAGGACGATGGACTTGTGATTCAAATTACTCCCTGCGACAGCAAGATAAATATCAATAAACTGATCGAGTCCTCTGACAGCAAAAGGGCTTTGTCTATTTTGAGCAACCTGCTTCCACGCGGGGCTGACGTAAAAACCATGGCCGGTAGCCTTGCAGTCTGGACGGGTAAAAGTGTTAACTCCAAGCTGAAGAAGATTGATTCTTTTTTTTACGCATCGCAATTCCCGTCTTATGCTCCTCGGGGCGGTAAACTGAAAGTCCCTGAAGAACTTCTTTTGGTCCGCGGATGGGAGGATTTGGGCCGGGAATGGGTTGATGATAATGTTACCGTCTGGGGCTCAGGTAAAATAAATATCAATTTTGTGTCACGGAGCCTTTTAAATGCTTTGTTCCCGGATCTGGGTAAAGGTGTGGAGAGAATTATACATTGGCGCAGAACTAGAGGTTTCACTGATATCAGTCAGGTTCTTTCTGTTGTCGGGTTGGATTCAGGATCCACACTTTATATGAATATGATGGCAGAGTTGGGAGTGAAATCAGAAATTTTCGAGGCAAGGGTTTCGGCCACTGTGGGGGACTGCACGTTGGTCAAGAGGTATGTAGTTTCGCGTAGCAATGCTCTTGAAATCGGGGAAACTTCGCTTCTATACCAAAATAATATTTCGGTGACTTTTGTGGAAGATCAGTAA
- the gspM gene encoding type II secretion system protein GspM, translating into MDLERFYIWQDWPAEKQKLFFAALVAGWALILFMIWSGLAESQSKAERTILSSKQKYAKVVPLVEQLKAGESSRGALVDREPMTAAQQVVRDLGLDGRLASLRPLQAGANSGQGVQVLLESLNLPELVALLRDFNVRGALKVTNFNINHRLDSPELADVQIILVR; encoded by the coding sequence ATGGATCTGGAGAGATTTTATATCTGGCAGGACTGGCCTGCGGAAAAGCAGAAGCTTTTTTTTGCAGCTTTGGTTGCGGGATGGGCGTTGATTCTTTTTATGATCTGGTCCGGGCTGGCCGAGTCGCAATCCAAAGCTGAGCGGACTATACTTTCCAGTAAGCAGAAGTACGCCAAGGTGGTTCCTCTGGTGGAGCAGCTTAAGGCTGGAGAATCTTCCCGCGGAGCACTGGTGGACCGGGAACCCATGACCGCGGCTCAGCAGGTTGTCCGTGATCTTGGGCTTGACGGCAGGCTGGCTTCCTTGCGTCCCTTGCAGGCCGGAGCGAATTCTGGACAGGGGGTGCAGGTTCTGCTTGAATCTCTGAATCTACCGGAGCTGGTGGCTCTGCTGCGTGATTTTAATGTGCGCGGAGCCTTGAAGGTTACAAATTTCAATATCAACCACAGGCTGGACTCCCCTGAGTTGGCTGATGTGCAGATCATTCTTGTCAGGTAG
- a CDS encoding class I SAM-dependent methyltransferase produces the protein MISNNILSFAKSVICEVVEPGCIGVDATVGNGYDTVFLSEMAGSEGRVFGFDVQEQAVKQTEERLNEECLPQNWTIFHSGHENMLELIPAEFHGLVNVVMFNLGFLPGSDKTVITKSETTLAAIKASLEILAKGGMLCIAIYAGHPGGDEEDLAVREYCTGLDYHAYRVIQSEMVNKPGYPIRILFVTKL, from the coding sequence ATGATTTCTAATAATATTCTTTCTTTTGCCAAATCAGTTATTTGTGAAGTGGTGGAACCCGGCTGTATTGGCGTTGATGCGACTGTGGGCAACGGCTATGATACTGTATTTCTTTCAGAGATGGCCGGGTCCGAGGGGCGTGTTTTCGGTTTTGATGTTCAGGAACAGGCCGTGAAGCAGACTGAAGAACGACTCAATGAAGAGTGTCTGCCGCAAAACTGGACCATTTTTCATTCCGGGCATGAAAACATGCTTGAATTGATTCCTGCGGAATTTCATGGGCTGGTTAACGTCGTAATGTTCAACCTCGGGTTTCTTCCGGGCAGTGACAAGACGGTTATAACCAAATCCGAGACTACGCTCGCAGCGATCAAAGCCTCTTTGGAAATTCTTGCCAAGGGAGGTATGCTTTGTATTGCCATTTATGCCGGGCATCCCGGAGGTGACGAAGAGGATTTGGCCGTGCGTGAATACTGCACAGGACTGGATTACCACGCCTACCGGGTCATTCAGAGCGAAATGGTCAATAAGCCGGGATATCCCATTCGAATATTATTTGTAACCAAGCTTTAA
- a CDS encoding polysaccharide biosynthesis protein, with protein MLNNKSILITGGTGSFGQKFVKTVLSLYNPKRLVVFSRDEFKQYEMQCRFSPVDYPCLRYFLGDIRDPDRLHRAFANIDVIIHAATLHDVPACEYNPYEAVKTNIIGSQNIVEAAIDRNVPKVIAISTEEAANPVSLFGATKLCSDRLFVSGNSYAGSGGTRFSVARFGNFIGCQGDLPGRFLKASLSGKVRIADPEMTRFFMPVQKAVEFTVSSLEVMNGGEIFIPKSPSMSVGGMLDALCPDAEVEVKGLSLGEEKHCVMIPGSEAANTYEYDDRYVIQPVYRYFERAEVGGSGQKVAQGFEYVSNKNGYRISKEELCRLAEVRGKC; from the coding sequence ATGCTCAACAATAAATCCATCCTGATTACAGGTGGAACCGGCTCGTTCGGACAGAAGTTTGTGAAGACCGTTTTAAGCCTTTACAATCCGAAGCGGCTTGTTGTTTTCAGCAGAGATGAGTTTAAGCAGTATGAAATGCAATGCCGGTTTTCTCCTGTTGATTATCCCTGTCTACGTTATTTTTTAGGGGACATTCGTGATCCTGACCGTTTGCACCGGGCCTTTGCAAATATAGATGTAATTATCCATGCCGCCACATTGCATGATGTTCCTGCCTGCGAATACAATCCGTATGAAGCAGTAAAGACAAATATAATCGGCTCCCAGAATATTGTTGAAGCTGCCATTGATAGAAATGTGCCCAAAGTAATCGCCATTTCCACGGAAGAGGCGGCTAATCCGGTAAGCTTATTCGGAGCCACGAAACTGTGTTCAGACCGGTTGTTTGTCAGCGGCAATAGTTATGCCGGAAGCGGTGGAACTCGTTTTTCTGTTGCCCGATTCGGGAATTTTATAGGTTGCCAAGGAGATCTGCCGGGCCGCTTTTTGAAGGCATCCCTGAGTGGTAAAGTCCGCATTGCCGATCCAGAAATGACCCGTTTTTTTATGCCTGTACAGAAGGCTGTGGAATTTACCGTGAGCAGTCTTGAGGTAATGAACGGAGGGGAAATTTTTATTCCCAAAAGCCCAAGCATGAGTGTCGGTGGTATGCTGGATGCTCTTTGTCCTGATGCTGAGGTCGAGGTGAAAGGGCTGTCGCTTGGAGAGGAAAAGCATTGCGTGATGATTCCCGGAAGCGAGGCTGCAAATACATATGAGTATGATGACCGGTACGTCATACAGCCTGTCTACCGTTATTTTGAACGTGCAGAAGTAGGGGGAAGCGGGCAAAAGGTCGCTCAGGGTTTCGAATACGTATCAAATAAAAATGGGTACCGGATTTCAAAAGAGGAATTATGCCGATTGGCGGAAGTGCGGGGGAAATGTTGA
- a CDS encoding aminotransferase class I/II-fold pyridoxal phosphate-dependent enzyme, which translates to MGEKIIPYGRQFIDAEDVQAVVSCLESGWLTTGPAVERFERKVADRVRAGYGVAFSSGSTALMGAVAALGLGPGDEVITTPITFAATANCILNCGAKPVFADVLPDSLLIDPQSVESLVTPATKAIFAVDYAGQPCDYPVLRAIADKNGLTLLSDCCHGLGSEQGGLTPAQQADITIYSFHPVKAITTGEGGMLVSDDAEIAAAAASFRNHGITSDFKKREHSASYVYDIERPGGNYRLSDIHCALGCSQLDKLDFFLRERERIAGIYDEVFSNFSAVAPLRREPGHANHLYVVRVDNAVRDDLFRLMRSGGIMVNVHYLPVHLMTLYRCELGTGEGLCPVAEKAAKEILSLPIFPGLTAEEQNRVVDVLKIGLIQLESGK; encoded by the coding sequence ATGGGGGAAAAGATAATCCCTTACGGACGGCAGTTTATTGATGCAGAGGATGTTCAGGCAGTAGTTTCCTGTCTTGAATCTGGATGGCTTACCACCGGGCCTGCAGTAGAGCGGTTTGAAAGGAAAGTTGCGGACCGGGTGCGGGCCGGATACGGTGTGGCCTTCAGCAGCGGCAGCACCGCGTTGATGGGAGCCGTCGCTGCTCTCGGGCTTGGTCCGGGCGATGAAGTTATAACTACTCCCATTACTTTTGCCGCTACAGCCAATTGTATTCTGAATTGTGGGGCAAAACCTGTCTTTGCTGATGTCCTGCCGGATTCGCTGCTTATTGACCCGCAATCGGTTGAATCATTGGTCACTCCGGCAACAAAGGCCATATTCGCCGTGGATTACGCCGGACAGCCCTGCGACTATCCCGTTTTGCGGGCCATTGCCGATAAGAATGGCCTTACTTTGCTGTCCGATTGCTGTCACGGACTGGGGAGCGAACAGGGAGGCTTAACCCCGGCCCAGCAGGCAGATATAACTATTTACAGTTTCCATCCGGTAAAGGCTATTACCACTGGAGAAGGCGGGATGCTGGTCAGCGATGATGCCGAAATCGCAGCCGCAGCAGCAAGTTTCCGTAATCATGGCATAACCAGCGACTTCAAAAAACGCGAGCATTCAGCCTCTTATGTTTACGACATTGAAAGGCCGGGGGGAAATTACCGCCTGAGTGATATCCATTGTGCGTTGGGTTGCAGCCAGTTGGACAAGTTGGATTTTTTTTTAAGGGAGCGGGAAAGAATAGCCGGCATCTATGATGAAGTTTTCAGCAATTTCAGTGCTGTTGCGCCGTTACGCAGGGAGCCGGGGCATGCCAATCATCTCTATGTAGTCCGTGTTGATAACGCTGTGCGTGATGATTTGTTCCGTTTGATGCGTTCCGGGGGGATTATGGTTAATGTGCATTATCTTCCGGTGCATTTGATGACCCTGTACAGATGTGAGCTGGGTACGGGAGAGGGACTGTGTCCTGTTGCGGAGAAGGCGGCCAAGGAGATTCTTTCCCTGCCGATATTTCCGGGGCTGACAGCAGAGGAGCAAAACAGAGTTGTTGATGTGCTAAAAATTGGTTTGATCCAACTCGAGAGCGGAAAATGA